AAGCCTTCACCGACAAAAATAGTTCTTGATGAAACGGAGAGACTGTCAATGGCCAGATTAACCGAACTTCTATACCAAGCGTTTAGCCTTAAGGCTTCCGATCTACACCTGACGGTGGGTGTACCGCCCACGTTTCGCCTCGATGGCCGCCTGGTCCCCGGTTCAGGCGGGATACTATCCCCCCACGACACCCTCGCTCTGGCCCAGGAGATCATGACCCCGGCAGAGTGGGAGGAATATCAGCGGCTGGGAGAGCTTGATTTCTCTTATTCGGTGCCAAAACTAGGGCGATTTAGAGTTAACGCCTTTCGCCAGCGCGGCCACCATGCCCTGGCCATCAGAACTGTGGCCCTGGTCCCCTTCACCTTAGAACAGCTAAATATGCCTCCGGTTCTAACTGAGCTGGCGCTCCGCACCAAAGGCCTTATCTTGGTTACCGGGCCCAGCGGTAGCGGTAAATCCACCACCTTGGCAGCCATGATCGACAAGATTAACAGTATTCGCAGTGCTCATATCATCACTTTAGAGGAACCCATGGAGTTTGTGCACCGACACAACCAAAGCATCGTCCAGCAAAGAGAAATCGGGACTGACACTAAGACTTACGCCAGTGGGTTGCGCGCTGCTTTGAGAGAGGACCCGGACGTAATCTTAATCGGTGAAATGCGGGATCTGGAGACAATTTCCATCGCCGTTACGGCCGCGGAAACCGGCCATTTGGTGTTATCGACTCTACATACTACCGGGGCCGCTCAAACCATTGACCGGATCGTAGATGTTTTTCCTCCCTACCAACAAAACCAAATCAAGCTGCAGCTATCCAATGTCCTGGCCGGTATCATCTCCCAACAATTGCTTCCGCGTCGACAGGGGCCAGGGCGCGTAGCTGCCTTGGAAATCCTGGTGGCCACCCCGGCCATCTGCAACTTGATCCGCGAGGGGAAAACCCACCAGATCGATTCCATGATTCAAATCGGCGCCCAACACGGCATGAATACCATGGACCAAGCCTTGGCTAACCTATACCGCCAAGGGCTGATATCGTACGAACAAGCCCTGGCCCACGCCAACGACCCCAAGTCTCTGTCAACCTAACCCACAGTAAAAAGCGACTTTGGACCGCCTGGAAAACAAGAGCCCGCGGGCAGGCGCAGAAGCCTGCCTCTAGGTTTCCTGATAATTAGTTGGCAAATAATGGTCTTAACCTGGCTTGACATTGGAAAGGATGAACCGTAATTTGAGCGGACTGTATAAATTTCTGCGACCACATTGGAAAGCTGCTTTGTTGGCACCTCTGCTGATGTTTATTGAAGTCCTGGCTAATCTCTGGCAGCCGACCTTGATGGCCGCCATTGTCGATCAAGGAATAGCTACCGGGGACATTCCCTTCATTATCCATACCGGTCTTAAAATGATCGGCATCACCCTGCTGGGGGTTACCGGGGGAATCGGTTGTACCATCGCAGCCAGCATTGCCAGCCACAACTTCGCGGCCGACTTGAGGGAAGCTGTGTTTGATCAAGTTCAGGCCTTTTCTTTTGCCAATCTGGACCGGTTTAAGACCTCGTCTCTAATTACCAGGCTCACCAATGACGTGGTTCGAATGCAAAACGCGGTCTTGATGTCGCTGCGCCTGCTGGTCCGGGCGCCGTTGCTGTTCCTAGGCGGTATCATCATGGCTGTGGCATTAAATGCCCGCCTGACAGTGATCCTGCTGGTGGCGATACCGATTTTGCTCCTGCTGTTGGCCGCTGTGGCCGGTCGGGCTTTTCCCTTGTTTACCAAGGCGCAACAAAGCTTGGATCGGGTTAATGCCGTCATGCAAGAAAACCTGGCCGGCGTGCGCGTGGTTAAGGCCTATGTAAGGGCGGACCGGGAACAAGCTCGTTTCGACCAAGCCAGCCGCCGCCTCCGGGACATCACTATACAGGCAGCGCGGATTATAGCCCTGGCCATGCCCATTATGATGCTGATTATGAACTTTAGCATTGTGGCTGTCATCTGGTTAGGCGGTATTCAGGTAACCGGAGGGCAGATGAAGGTGGGCGAAATCATGGCCTACATCAATTACATAACCCAAATCCTGTTCTCGCTTCTCATGGTAGGCATGGTGTTTATGATGTTTACTCGGGCCCAAGTTTCAGCCGCCAGGGTAAACGAAGTGCTGGCAACCAAAGTCGATATTACCGACACGCCTACTGCCACCAAAGAACCCATTAGGTCCGGCCGAGTAGAATTTATTAACGTCTCCTTTCGCTACCCGGGAGCGGTGGGGCCGCCGGTGCTGAAGAACATCTCGTTCACAGCCGAACCGGGAACCACCGTTGCAATTCTCGGCGCTACCGGAGCCGGGAAATCCACCCTGGTTAATCTGATCCCTCGGCTCCATGAGCCCACGGAAGGCCAAGTGCTGGTAGACGGCCTGGATGTACGGGATATCAAGCTGGACACACTGAGGGCCGGAATTGGCATGGTGCTGCAAGAAGCTACATTGTTCTCGGGCTCGATTAAAGACAACATCAAGTGGGGCCGAGAGGACGCCACGGATGAAGAAGTGGTAGCTGCAGCTGAGGCAGCCCAGGCCCACGATTTCATCATGAGCTTACCGGAAAAATACGCTACCCAATTGGGACAACGGGGAGTAAACCTATCCGGCGGACAAAAACAACGGCTCGCTATTGCCCGGGCTCTGATCAAGCGGCCGCCCATCCTTATTTTTGACGACAGTACCAGCGCTGTGGATATGGGAACCGAAGCTCGCATCCATAAAGCCTTAAAAGACGTAGCCAAAAACAGCACCTGTTTTGTCATTGCCCAACGGATTAGCACGGTCCTTCATGCTGACAAGATCATGGTGCTGGAAGACGGGGAGATAGAGGCCCTGGGCACCCATGAAGAGCTGCTGAGGACCAGCCCCGTGTACCAAGATATCTACCACTCTCAAGTTAGAGAGGGGGCGGATGTCAGTGCCTGATGGAAAAGCCAAAGGTCCGCCGCCGGCCATACGGCCCGGAGGAGGCGGACGACACCGACACCTGTTTGGCCCTAAGGCTAAAGCTAAGGATATAAGAGGTACAGGCAAGAGATTGTGGAGCTATTTTCAGCATCAGAGAAAGCCCCTAGCCCTGGTGTTTCTTTTGGTTTTGGCCGCTTCGGCCTTGAACCTGGTCAGCCCGTTTCTTATCGGCCGGGCCATAGACAACTATATTGTACCGCGAGACTTCAACGGACTGGCCCGAATCTCAGCGGTTATGGTGGCGGTGTACGCTCTGGCAGCTGTGATTACCTGGGTTCAACAGTATACCATTGCCGGTATCGCCCAAGACATGGTGCTCCGGCTGCGAAACGAATTGTTTGCCAAAGTCCAGACTTTGCCGCTGCAATTTTTCGACCGTGAGACCCACGGCGAGCTCATGAGCCGCATCACCAACGACATCGAAAACATTAATTTGTTCTTAAGCAGTGGCATAACCCAACTGTTTTCCGGCATTATTATGCTGGTCGGCACACTAGGGGCCATGCTATGGCTGAGCCCGCTGCTCACTGTGTTCACTCTGCTGGTAATACCGCTGATAACTCTTGCCATCAGAACCATAGCCCGACGAACAAGAAAACTGTTCCTGAGTCAGCAGGAAAAGCTGGGCCAATTGAACAGTATGATCGAAGAAACACTGACCGGCCAGCGAGCGGTTAAGGTGTTTGTCCGCGAACAGAAGGTGTTGGAGCAATTTGCCGCTGCCAACACCGACCTTAAAACCGTCGGGATTCAGGCCCAGATCCTGTCCGGGGTAATTCCACCGCTGATGAACATGTTTAACAGTCTTAGTTTTGCTATTGTGGCCGCTGCTGGCGGCCTGCTGGCAGTGAAAGGGCTGGTTACCGTAGGCGTAATCGCCAGCTTCACCAATTACTCCCGGCAGTTTACCCGGCCGCTGAACGAACTGGCCAACCAATTCAACCTGGTTCAATCGGCCCTGGCCAGTGCGGAACGAGTGTTCGAAATCATGGACCAAAGCCCGGAAGAGGATACGCATTCGGGCCTGGTAGCACTCAAGGATGTTCGCGGGGAGGTCAGATTCCACCATGTAAGCTTTGGCTACCGGCCCGATGTCCCGGTGCTAAAAGATATCAATCTGTCGGTAAAACCAGGGGAGGTCATAGCCCTGGTGGGTCCCACCGGTGCCGGCAAAACAACCTTTGTCAATCTGTTGGCCCGCTTCTATGATCTAAACGAAGGGGCTATCTATATCGACGGTCAAGACATAAGTGCCGTCAAAAGGGACTCACTTAGATCCCAGTTGGGCATTGTCCTACAAGATACACACCTGTTCTCAGAAACTGTCCGGGAGAATATCCGCTACGGGAAACTTAGCGCCACCGACGCCCAAGTGGAACAGGCGGCCCGGTTAGCTCAGGCAGAGCCGTTTATAATCCGGTTGCCGGCGGGCTACGATACTGTGCTGTCGGAAGACGGAGGCAGCTTGAGTCAGGGGCAACGCCAGCTATTGTCCATTGCCAGGGCTATTTTGGCCGATCCGGCCATCTTGATCCTGGATGAAGCTACCAGTAGCGTAGACACCCGGACTGAACTTCAGATCCAACAAGCCATGCTCAATCTCATGCACGGGCGCACGACTTTTGTCATTGCCCACCGCTTGAGTACCATTCAAAACGCCGATCTGATCTTAGTTATCCACCACGGCCGGATTATTGAGCGGGGAACCCATCAGGAGCTGCTGGCAGCCAAAGGCTTTTATTATGACCTATACATGAACCAGTTTCGATACCAAGCCTCCTGAAAGAGCCTCACGACCTGTTCTGCCGTCCCTGTCCGTGTTCCCATCCAGCGCCCTTCGCGTAGGGGCGGGTCCCCGTGCCCGCCCGTGCCCCCATCCAGCGAACTTCAGGTAGGGGCAGGCCTCCGTGCCCGCCCGTGTTCCCATCCAGCACCCTTCACGTAGGGGCGGGTCCCCGTGTCCACCCGTGTTCCCATCCAGAGCCCTTCACGTAGGGCGAGAGCTCTGTCCCTTCCCGAAGCCTGCAGGGTAAGACAAGACTCCGTCGAATAATGCTAGGAGAGAATAACTGAAGGAGGTTCTGAAAATGGGAATAACAGTCTCAGACATGCATCACGTGGCCGTGCAAGTGGCCGACTTAGAGCGTTCCATTACCTTTTATCAAGATACCCTGGGGCTGCGCCTACAAAGCCAAGACGATTTATCAGCCCGAGGCCTAAAGAAAGCCCTGCTCCGGGCCGGTTCAGGCACTGTAGAACTGCTACAGTATTTGGGTCAGCCGGTGCCGGCTGACGACGGGCCGGTAGCCCATATCGCCTTTAGAGTGGCCGACATTGATAGGGCCTGGGCCGAGCTGAAAAAAGCAGGCGTGCAACTGGAGGATGAAGCCCCCCGGGAGCTGGAAGGAGGGCTCAAGATCGCCTTCTTGCGCGGACCGGACCAAGAACTGATCGAGCTCCTAGAACCTTAGAACCTTAAAAAGCCGTCCACTGCAAAACCTTCCCGCCGAAAACGGTGGGGAGGCCACTGCCCTGAGCTAGTCCTGAGTTTCGTGAAATGTGAGTGACGTGGCATGACGCTGTTTTTCTCTCCATTTTAGTCGAGGAGTGATACCTGTGCTTATTCAATGTACAAAAGCCCTGCTGGATAGGATGAAAATCAGCCCCAGTGAGCTGAAATCGCCGGAGGGATATGAGCAGCTCCCACACGCCTTAATGGCTTGGCACGCCAACATAGTCAACATAGACCGGAGAAAAGCCATTGTTTTGATGAACAATGCCACAAGATTCCCAGTGGTCATATACCGACCGAAACCAAAAGATTTTGCCCGCGCAAAAGACCTCATCCGGGAGGCAATTATAGTAGCGCTGCGTATGGAAGGCGTCTGTGAGACGGTTATTGACAGATACATGGCAGATGCAGGAGAAATTGAGTTTTCAAAAACAGCAAACAGAAGCTTGGTTGCCAAAATGAATCACGCCGTCCGTGAAATAGGATTTATGCAGGAATATCTGGATGAAAGCACCTTGATGCAACGATACATAAGCATTGTGACTGGAAGGCTCTACCAAGACTCACCGGATGATACGTACCTTTTGCCGATCGAAAAAATGCTTGAATACCTTAGTGGTTATCTTGATAAGGATGGGAACGGAACCCGCAGATCAGTTCTAGATGTAGAGCTATACCAACTGAAGATACAGATAGAAATAGAAGGGTTTGATATCTGGAGAAGGGTCTTAGTACCGTCAACCTTTTCGTTTAGGCATCTTCACAATGTTATTCAAACGGTCTTTGACTGGCTTAATTATCACTTGCATGTGTTTGAAGCCAAAAAGAAGGGTTCAAAGGTAAAGCTGATCGTAATGGATGACGATCCTGAAACACTGGAATGGCTGGATTTCGACCGCTACAATGTTTTGCAGGAACGGTTTATTGCCCTCAAAGACATCTTCCCCGATCATGAGGAAGTCACATACGAATATGATTTTGGGGATTCATGGCAGCACACCATAACACTTGAAAAGACAACTAGATCCAACGTATTTAGGGCAACGTATCTCGATGGAAAAGGCGAAAGACCGCCGGAGGATGTGGGTGGAGCCGGGGGTTATATGGAGTATGTGCAAATCATGGCCGACGATACAGATCCCGAACACGAGAACATGAAACTTTGGGCAGAAAGCCAAGCTGAAAGAAAATGGAGCCCGGAAGATATAAACCGCCGACTCGGGCATTGCCTTAGTGGGTACGGGTATACGCCCTTGTGGCAATAAAGGCAGTCTATTAT
The genomic region above belongs to Bacillota bacterium and contains:
- a CDS encoding plasmid pRiA4b ORF-3 family protein, giving the protein MLIQCTKALLDRMKISPSELKSPEGYEQLPHALMAWHANIVNIDRRKAIVLMNNATRFPVVIYRPKPKDFARAKDLIREAIIVALRMEGVCETVIDRYMADAGEIEFSKTANRSLVAKMNHAVREIGFMQEYLDESTLMQRYISIVTGRLYQDSPDDTYLLPIEKMLEYLSGYLDKDGNGTRRSVLDVELYQLKIQIEIEGFDIWRRVLVPSTFSFRHLHNVIQTVFDWLNYHLHVFEAKKKGSKVKLIVMDDDPETLEWLDFDRYNVLQERFIALKDIFPDHEEVTYEYDFGDSWQHTITLEKTTRSNVFRATYLDGKGERPPEDVGGAGGYMEYVQIMADDTDPEHENMKLWAESQAERKWSPEDINRRLGHCLSGYGYTPLWQ
- a CDS encoding type IV pilus twitching motility protein PilT: MARLTELLYQAFSLKASDLHLTVGVPPTFRLDGRLVPGSGGILSPHDTLALAQEIMTPAEWEEYQRLGELDFSYSVPKLGRFRVNAFRQRGHHALAIRTVALVPFTLEQLNMPPVLTELALRTKGLILVTGPSGSGKSTTLAAMIDKINSIRSAHIITLEEPMEFVHRHNQSIVQQREIGTDTKTYASGLRAALREDPDVILIGEMRDLETISIAVTAAETGHLVLSTLHTTGAAQTIDRIVDVFPPYQQNQIKLQLSNVLAGIISQQLLPRRQGPGRVAALEILVATPAICNLIREGKTHQIDSMIQIGAQHGMNTMDQALANLYRQGLISYEQALAHANDPKSLST
- a CDS encoding ABC transporter ATP-binding protein, which codes for MNRNLSGLYKFLRPHWKAALLAPLLMFIEVLANLWQPTLMAAIVDQGIATGDIPFIIHTGLKMIGITLLGVTGGIGCTIAASIASHNFAADLREAVFDQVQAFSFANLDRFKTSSLITRLTNDVVRMQNAVLMSLRLLVRAPLLFLGGIIMAVALNARLTVILLVAIPILLLLLAAVAGRAFPLFTKAQQSLDRVNAVMQENLAGVRVVKAYVRADREQARFDQASRRLRDITIQAARIIALAMPIMMLIMNFSIVAVIWLGGIQVTGGQMKVGEIMAYINYITQILFSLLMVGMVFMMFTRAQVSAARVNEVLATKVDITDTPTATKEPIRSGRVEFINVSFRYPGAVGPPVLKNISFTAEPGTTVAILGATGAGKSTLVNLIPRLHEPTEGQVLVDGLDVRDIKLDTLRAGIGMVLQEATLFSGSIKDNIKWGREDATDEEVVAAAEAAQAHDFIMSLPEKYATQLGQRGVNLSGGQKQRLAIARALIKRPPILIFDDSTSAVDMGTEARIHKALKDVAKNSTCFVIAQRISTVLHADKIMVLEDGEIEALGTHEELLRTSPVYQDIYHSQVREGADVSA
- a CDS encoding ABC transporter ATP-binding protein, with the translated sequence MSVPDGKAKGPPPAIRPGGGGRHRHLFGPKAKAKDIRGTGKRLWSYFQHQRKPLALVFLLVLAASALNLVSPFLIGRAIDNYIVPRDFNGLARISAVMVAVYALAAVITWVQQYTIAGIAQDMVLRLRNELFAKVQTLPLQFFDRETHGELMSRITNDIENINLFLSSGITQLFSGIIMLVGTLGAMLWLSPLLTVFTLLVIPLITLAIRTIARRTRKLFLSQQEKLGQLNSMIEETLTGQRAVKVFVREQKVLEQFAAANTDLKTVGIQAQILSGVIPPLMNMFNSLSFAIVAAAGGLLAVKGLVTVGVIASFTNYSRQFTRPLNELANQFNLVQSALASAERVFEIMDQSPEEDTHSGLVALKDVRGEVRFHHVSFGYRPDVPVLKDINLSVKPGEVIALVGPTGAGKTTFVNLLARFYDLNEGAIYIDGQDISAVKRDSLRSQLGIVLQDTHLFSETVRENIRYGKLSATDAQVEQAARLAQAEPFIIRLPAGYDTVLSEDGGSLSQGQRQLLSIARAILADPAILILDEATSSVDTRTELQIQQAMLNLMHGRTTFVIAHRLSTIQNADLILVIHHGRIIERGTHQELLAAKGFYYDLYMNQFRYQAS